One Nitrospinota bacterium genomic window, ACTGGCTGGTCAATCCGGTTTCGGACATCATCGAAGGAGCGAAGTTCTTCGCTTATGGAGGAAACGAATCCAACGCCATCGCCGACACGCTTTGCGCCATTGTCCGTGGGTTGACGATAGACGCCGCCACTGCCCTTTGCGGCATGGACGTGGATGCCGCGTTGCGTGACAATCCGGTGGTCTCGCCCGTACCGGAGGGCAAACGGCCTGTTTTCATCGTTGTGGACGAACTGCTCAAAAGCGCCAAGGCTGCATATCCGGCGGCGAAGGGGGCCGCGCTGGCCATTATCGCCGCCCGCAACGTGGCGCCAAAGAGCTCCGGGCCAAGCGCGTGGACAACTGAGGCGGAACGTGAATGGCTGACCCTTTCCAAAAAGGACCAGATCGCCAGGATAGAGGCCGTCCTCGACCAGGACATCCGCGATTACCTTCACAACGAGGGGGGTGACATATTCGTCCGGGACGTGATTGAAGGGAGAAGAGTGCTGGTCAATTACGAAGGATTGTGCGGCTCATGCGCCTCTTCCACCGGCATGACCCTGGCCTTTATCGAGGACAGCCTCCGGACAAGGCTTTATGAAGGGCTCACGGTGGACCCGGTATGAAGGAGGCGGACATGGACGGCGGCGAAGACAGGGAACTTGAACAGGCTGTCGCGGCCCGGCGTGAATACAAGTATGGATTCAGGACGGACATCGAGTCCGACGTTTTCCCCAAGGGGATAAGCGAGGATGTTATCCGGGCCATATCGGCCAAAAAGAACGAACCGGAATTCATGCTCAAGTTCCGCCTTGACGCATACCGCCGGTGGATCACCATGCCCCATCCCGACTGGGCGAACCTGAACATCCCGCCGGTGGATTTTCAGGACATTTCCTATTACTCCGCCCCCAGGCCCAAGGCCAGGCTTGATAGCCTGGACGAAGTGCCGCACGAAATAAGGGAGACCTTCGAAAGGCTGGGCATACCCATTGAGGAGCAGAAGATTCTGTCCAACGTGGCGGTGGACGCGGTTTTCGACTCGGTGAGCGTGGCCACCACTCACAAGAAGAAACTGATGGAGGCGGGGATCATTTTCTGCTCCATTTCCGAGGCCGTAAGGGAATATCCGGAGCTTGTAAAAGAATATTTAGGCTCGGTGGTGCCGCCGGGGGACAATTTTTACGCCGCATTGAACAGCGCGGTGTTCTCCGACGGATCGTTCGTGTATATCCCGCCGGACACCATCTGCCCCATGGAGCTTTCCACATATTTCCGCATCAACACCCAGGAGACCGGGCAGTTCGAGCGCACGCTGATAGTGTGCGCGGAAAACAGCCAGGTGTCTTACATCGAAGGGTGCACAGCGCCGCAGTATGACAAGAACCAGCTTCACGCCGCCATTGTGGAACTGGTGGCGATGGACAACGCCAAAATAAAATACAGCACCGTCCAGAACTGGTACCCAGGCGACCCGCAGACCGGCAAAGGGGGCATTTACAACTTCGTGGTAAAGCGGGGGCAATGCCGTGGAAACAACTCAAAGATTTCATGGACACAGATAGAGACCGGCTCGGCCATCACCTGGAAATATCCGAGCTGCGTGCTCAAAGGGGACAACTCGGTGGGCGAGTTCTATTCCGTCGCGCTCACAGCCGGCCGCCAGCAGGCGGACACCGGCACTAAGATGATACACATCGGCAAGAACACCCGCTCGTTCATCATATCAAAGGGGATATCGGCGGACAGCTCGCGCAACAGCTACCGGGGGATGGTGAAGATCACCCCCGGCGCCCAGAACGCCAGGAATTACACCCAGTGCGATTCCATGCTGGTGGGGGACCGTTGCTCCGCCCACACGTTCCCGTATATAGAGGCGCAAAACCAGACCGCCCAGGTGGAGCATGAGGCCTCCACATCCAAGATCAGTGAAGAGCAGCTTTTCTACTTCCAGCAGCGCGGGATCGGCAGGGAGCAGGCGGTGAGCGCCATTATCAACGGATTCTGCAAAGAGGTGTTCAACCAGCTTCCGATGGAGTTCGCGGTTGAAGCCAGAAAGCTTTTGGCGATGCGGCTGGAGAACAGCGTGGCATGAACAGCGAGGTGAATGAAGATGCTTGAGATAAAAGGTCTGAGGGCAGGTCTTGAAGGCAGGGATATCCTTAAAGGGATAGACCTTACCGTGCGGGCCGGCGAGATACACGCGATCATGGGGCCAAACGGCTCCGGCAAGAGTACGTTGGCCAAGACCCTTGCCGGGCATCCGTCGTGCGAAATACTTGGCGGTTCCATAACGTTCAACGGGGAGGACCTGCTGGCGATGGAGCCGGAGCGCAGGGCGCTAAAGGGGCTGTTCATGGCGTACCAGTACCCTGTGGAGATACCGGGGCTGGCAAACGCGGAATTTTTAAGGATGGCGTTCAACGCAAAGGTTGCGGCGCAAGGGGGCGAAGAGCTCGATCCGCTGGAGTTCGAAGATGTTCTGCTGGAGAAGATGGCGATCCTTGGGATGGACGCTAAATACCGGGAACGGGCGGTCAACGAAGGATTCTCCGGCGGCGAGAAGAAGAAAAACGAAATACTCCAGATGGCGGTGCTAAAGCCCAAGCTCGCCGTGCTCGACGAGATTGATTCGGGGCTGGACATAGACGCGCTAAAAGTGGTGGCCGGCGGGGTGAACAAGCTATTCAGCCCGGACAGCGCCCTTCTGGTGATAACGCATTACCAGCGGCTTTTAAACTATATAAAGTCCGACTTTGTCCACGTGCTGCGGGACGGCAGGATTGTAAGGTCCGGCGGCGGAGAGCTTGCCTTGGAACTGGAAGCGGCTGGCTACGTGGAGATGGCGGGGGAGCGGGGTGGCGGATGAAGACCGGCGTTAAGCAAAGCGGGGAAGCAGAGGCCGTAATCAACGCCCATGTGGAAAGCGTGACGGCCAAAAGGCTCAATCCATGGCTGCTGGAAAGCAACATGGCGGGGATCGTACGGTTTGCCAGACTTGGTCTGCCGGGCCGCAAGCATGAAATGTTCACATATGTGGACCTTGCGGAACTTTCGCTTCCGGAATTCGACTTCACGCCGGAAATCCCCGGGCGAGTGGATGCCGGTGCGCTGGAAGGGCATCTGTTTACGCCATGCCGGGCAAGCAGGATCGTGATTGTGGACGGGATTTATAATGCAGAACTTACGGACATGTCCACGGTGGAAGGATCGGTCAGGATTTACGGCGCGGCGGGGAATGCCGGTTTGACCAGTGGCGTCTGCCGGACGCTGGAGAACGAGAACGATCCGTTCGCAAGCCTCAACGGGGCGTACTTTCGGGATTTGACCGTGATAGAAGTTGCGCCCGGTGAAACACCGGCGGCCCCGATTGAAATCATTTATTTGAACACCGGCGGCCAACCGGGACGCCCCGCGTATTTTCCGAGGATTCTTGTGAAGGTTGGGGCGATGGCGCATGCCGGGATTGTATTTAAAAGAGTGTCCGGCCCCGGTGAACATTTCATGAGCGCGTTTGAGGAGATAACCGTGGCGGAAGGGGGTTCGCTAAAATACGCATCCGTCCAGACCGGGGCCGCGGATTCATGGAACTTTACAAAGACGTTGGTCACCCTGGGGATGAACAGCTTTGTGTCCACCGTCTCGGCGATTTGCGGAGCGAGGCTTGCCAGAAATCATTTCGAAGCGCATCTGACCGCTCCCGGCGGCAGGATCGAGCTTAATGGGGCGGCGGTGGTGAACGGCTTTGAACAGGCTCACACGTATGTCCGGGTGGTCCACGAAGCGCCGGACTGTTCCAGCGCACAGCGGTTCAAGAATATCGCCGGAGGCCATGCCGCCGCGAGTGTGGACACCACGGTGACGGTGCGTGAAGGGGCGCACGGCTCCACGTCCACCCAGGTCGTCAACAACATGGTTATGTCCAACACGGCCGTTGCTGCGGTGAAACCAAACCTGATGATATTCAACGACGACGTTAAATGCTCCCACGGCGCCACGGTGGGGAGGTTCGGCGATGAGCAGGTGCTGTATCTGCGCTCCAGGGGTATTCCGGTGAAAGAGGCGCTACGGGCGCTCACATCCGGATTCATCGGCGAGATCGTCAACTCAATGATCCCGGCGCAGGCCGCCTCCGCCGCGCGAGCCGGGCTTATGGCGAACCTGGAGGGCTGAATAATGCTAAAGCTTGAAGTGGACACAGGTGTTCTCGAAACGAGGATCAGGAAAGATTTCCCCGGGCTTGCCCGCGCGGTAAATGGACATCCGCTTGTGTACCTGGACAGCGCGGCCACGGCGCAAAAACCGGTGAGCGTCATCCGGCGCATGAGCGATTTTGATTCCAAAGAATACGCCACGGTGCGGCGCGGCTCATACACCATAGGCGAACGGGCCACCGCCATGTACGAGGATGTGCGCGTCCAGGTTGCCCGTCTGCTCAACGCCGGGCGTGTGGAAGAGATAATATTCACCGGCGGCGCCACGCATTCAATAAACCTTGTGGCAGGGTCGTGGGGAAGAAAGTTCGTCGGCGCTGGGGACGAGATAATCATTTCCGCCATGGAACATCACGCCAACATCGTCCCATGGCAGATGCTCTGCGAGGAAAAAGGCGCCAGGCTGCGCGTGATACCCATGACGGACGATGGGGAACTGGTGATGGAGGAGTTCGGGAAAATGCTGGGCCCCAAAACGAAACTTGCGGCGGTGGCCCACGTCTCAAACGTGCTTGGTACCATCAATCCCGTTAAACGGATGGCTGAAATGGCCCACGCGGCGGGGGCGAAAATTCTGGTGGACGGGGCGCAGGCCGCCCCTCACATGAAGGTGGACGTTTCGGACATCGGCTGCGATTTCTACGTTTTCTCCAGCCACAAGATATACGGCCCCACAGGTGCGGGGGTGCTATATGGAAAAATGGAGACGCTGGAGACGATGCCCCCATTCATCACCGGCGGCGACGCGATAGAGACTGTGACATTCGAGAAGACCACATTCTTAAGGCCACCTGCCAGGTTCGAAGCAGGCACACCCCCAATATCCCAGGTGATAGGGCTGGGGGAGGCGATAAAGTACATTACATCCGTGGGACTGGAATGGATCGAGGATCATGAGGCGGGGCTGCTTGAGTACGGGACTTCGCTGATAGGAAGTATCCCCGGACTAAAAATCTTCGGAGCCGCGCGGCGAAAGGCGGGGATAATATCCTTTGCCGTGGAGAACGTCCACCCGCACGATGTAGTGACTATACTCGACCGGCGGGGGATTGCGGTGCGGGGAGGGCATCATTGCGCCCAGCCTGTGATGGCCAGGTTCAAAGTTCCCGCCATGACGCGCGCATCGCTGGCAATGTACAACAACCGCGAGGACCTTAACGCTTTGGCCGGGGGGCTCGTTGAAGTTATCGAGGTGTTCTCCTGATGTCATACAAAAGCGACCTTTACCAGCAAGTCATCCTCGAGCACAACAGGAAGCCGCGCAACTTCCGCGTCATCGAAGGCGGATCAGCCTCATGTGACGGGCATAATCCCCTTTGCGGCGACAAGCTGACTGTTTACGTAAAGGTCAATCCCGAGGAGATCATCGAGGACATCAGCTTCCAGGGGTCCGGCTGCGCCATATCCAAGTCCAGCGCTTCGATGATGACAGCTTTTTTAAAAGGCCGGACCGTGCCGGAGTCGCGGATAATCTTCGACGAGTTCCACCGGATGATAGTCGGCGAATTTGATCCGGAAAGCCCCCAAAGCCACCTGGGGCGGTTGGCCATTTTCAGCGGCGTGCGTGAATACCCCTCGCGCACAAAATGCGCCACACTGGCGTGGCACGCGATGATCTGCGCCGTTGACGAGATGGACATTTTCAGGATAAACGGCTGAAGGGGGCGCGAGCTATTTGTGCGCTAATAAGCCCCCGGATGCGCCGCTCCGCCCCTTGCCTCGTCCGCCCGGTTTAGCGGCACGGAGTTGCTGGCCGTCCCGGCGGGGGCGGCGGGTGTGGCGGGCGCATCTGCCCATTGGAAATCAGGTATCGCCACGGCCGTGATCCCTTCGATAAAACCGCCGGTGACTGGCCGGAAGTCCCCACTGTCCGGATTGGCCAGCGTGGGCTGGCCTTTGTTGATGTAATTGTCCGCAAGCAATTGGGCGGCGTTGCATGTTGGATTGTCCGCCTGGCAGCCCTGTTCGCCGTCCTCAACTCCAAGAGGCATTTCCGCCCCGCCGTTCCAGATTATGTTCCCCTTGATCTGTAGATTCGTGTCTGTGACCGCTGGTGAAGGGATGTTCGAACCCCCTCCCGGAGCGCGCGGGCCCTGGATCGTGAAATGCTGGTATGCGCTTGCATAACCGGCCGGGTTGTACACCACGTTGTTGTAGATGTAAACGTTCCGGTTGGGTACCGGTTCACCTTCGGTGAACGCCGCCGATGTCCCCCACCCACCAAGCGCAAGGTTGGCCGCGCACCGTGCGGTGTCCCCGTCGCAGCTTCGCGAGCCGAAGGCAGCCTCTATCACGTGCGAACGCTCGCCCACCCGGTACATGGTGTTGAACGCCATGAGCACGTTGTACCCGCCGTTCACACCAATCCCGGCGCCGTAAATGTCATGGATGACGTTGTTGACGAACTTGATGTCGTATGCCTCGTAATGTATCCATGGAGAGACCATATACTCAAATCCCGTCCCCTGGCCCGCCGTGAATCCACCCTCCCCGCAACTGTAATACTCGTTTCCTTCAACACGGAAATAGGCGGAGCCCCCTTTGAGGTACATGCACCAGTTCACAGCGTCGTGAATGGCATTGTTGACGATGTGGCCGTACTGGACGGCGACGAAATCAATGGCGTTGTCCCCGCCTCCAGAGAACTCGCCATCTTCTATGTAAACATAGCTGGACTGGTTTATTTTGAGCGCCTCCTGCGGCCGTTCTCCAACGCCGGGCCATACCGCCGCCGAGCGGCGCATGAGGAAATGGTCGCACTTTTCGCAATGCACGGTGTCGCCCCCACCGCCGTCGGCCACGGACTTCACCCCGACAAGGTACAGGTAGCGGCAGTCGTATATATTAAGCGCGGGGAGTACGGAAGCGTACTCCCCGTCCACCGATTCGATGATCACGGGGGCCGTAAATGTCCCCCATCGCGATTCCCAATAGTTGGGCGCCATTTCCTGGGTGAAAGTTCCGGCTGCAAGCTTTATGTGGTATCCGGTGGACAGGGTCTGGCCTGAAGGGACCATGTCCCAAGCCGCGCTGAGCGTCCGCAAAGCCGAAGCGCGGGAGGCGCCGCTGGCCGTGTCTGAACCGTTCACCGGATCGACCCATATTTCAGTTACAGACGGCGACCCGATGTCGAACGACACTCTTGAAGACGAGACCTGCGAAATTTTTGCGCGGGAAGACGCCCCCCCATCGCCGCCGCATGACGCCAGCAACAGCATGGCAACAGCAATTGAAATGCCAGGAATTGGGCGCACAGTTGTTCCACCAGGATTTACAAATATGATAACGCATATAAAGAAGCGGTGAAAGTGGTTATTGGCGCTGGAGCTTGTTACCGTTTCCCCGAGGCCATGGCTTTCATCTGTTTCAGGCTTTTGTCTTTCGCGAACCGTTTATACTCCGCGGTCTGGGCGCCGTAAATGGCGGCCTTTCCCTCTGTGTCGAAATGGATGCCCCAGCCGTATCGCTTCCCCAGCGGGGAACAGCGCAGGCAGGCCTGCCCCTTGGAAAAATATTTTAACCGTTCGGCGGACTTTTTACCTTTTGGGATGTTGTTCCTTATGGCGTGAATCTCGAATAGCACATCCTCCTGTGTGTACTTGTACGGACTGTTGGCCAGCATTCGATATTGAAGTTCCGGTATGGTCCGTTCCTTGCCCTTTTGAGGCGGGATATGGCCGGCCGCCGCAGGGCAATCCTCCGAAACCGCGATGAAAGCCGAATAGTAGTTGCAGTCTTTCATGCCACCTCCATGCTCCCGTGCCTGGCAAAATAAAAAGGGGCGCATGTTGCGCCCCTCGATAAAGGAGAGAAAGATCGCGCGCTTATAAAGCGCCTGCCGTCTCTCTCCGGGACGGTGTTGTCACCGGCATACCCAGAATCCAGCGCCTGGATCCCATACCCACTGTCCCCTGCAAAGCTGCGGATTAGGCATCCGGTACGGATTGCGGAAGTCATCCCCGCCGGGGCTCTGCGGTCCACCCGGGGGAGGCCCAGGGCGGTATCCAGGGGCTGCCATAGGCTGCTGTTGCTGCGCTCCCGCGGCGGGCCGCGACATGGCGTCTTCCTGCTGGCCGTGCATAAGCCCGGCCGCTCCGCCGACGGCTGCGCCGATCAGCGCGCCCTTGTCCCTGCCGCCCTCGCCGTATTGATGCCCTATTATAGCCCCGGCTCCGGCGCCCAAGGCCGCGCCGACAGCCGCGTCCCTTTGCTGGTTGGGGGATGCGCAAGCGCCGGCGGCGAAAGCCACGGCCACCAAGGCGATCAGATATCTTATTCTCATTGGAGTCTCTCCTTTCTCATCCTGCTTGATTTAGAACGGACGAAACTTGCTCTTTTCGGCCACCTGAGCTGGATAAAAGGCATCCAGACGCCTAAAAGTTCACCTGAGTCCTAATATACCCCACTTGCGCCGTTTTCGCATTAGTGTCACCTCCGGGATTCACAACTATCTGAAAATCCGGCTGGATGAACAGCCACGGGAAAATCTCAGCCCTGTAGGTGAACTCATATGTCGTTTCCGCGGTCAGGTCAACTCCATCCACATCCTTGCTTGTCTGCGCCAGGTCATCGCTGATTTTCGCGTATGCCACGGCGATTCCGGCCATGTCGTTATCCCTTCCCGGGAAAATGCCCATATAGTGCAAACCGCCTCCGAAATAATCGGAAATCTGGCTATGTGTCTTCGGCGCGACCCCGTACTGGCCAAAAATGGCCAGCCCATGCCCTTCATGCGTTTCGTACACAAGCTGGTCAAACGTAATATAGAAACCGGAACTTTCCTTGTGGACCACTGGGTTGCCATCAGCGTCCATCATCCGGACATCCTCGAATTTTCCGGTGTGCCACCACACCCCCAGCCTGTATTTGCCGGGAAGAAAAGCGCTCTCTTCACCTCCGATTCCGTACTGAAGCTCCATCACTTCCATCAGGCCTTCATTCGGCTCGTCTATTTTAATGTCCAGCCCGTTCATGTTCTGGTACGGGTCGCCGGGGTTGCCGTCATAAACCGCCGCCAGCAGGCCGAAGTTTTCCGCCAGCTCCGCCTTGATTCTCAACCCGATGGCGGAAACGTTGAAAATGGAAACAGGCACCGCGTGGGACACGCTTGGGCCGATGCCGAAGGATGAATTGAGGAACAGGCCCGCGTATTCGGAGGTGAAGAACTCGCTGTTAAAATCATGCAGACCGAAAAGGATGGCCAATTGCTTGTCGTAAAGCGTCTGTTCATACCATAGTTGGTACACCCGGGTGGTATCGTTGCTCTCGATGTTGCTTGTTACCTGTGTGTCTCCAACGAAAGTTGACGGGTCGTCGCCATTATTGGCCAGTCCGTGGAAGAACAACGCGCCCCCCTCCCACATGCCGGCTTTTTCCGTGTCCAGGGTGAATTTCAAATCAAGGTTGTCCAGGTACATCGTCTTGCTGTTCGGCTCCACCCCGCCGGTGAAAAGCCTGGCGAACTCTCCTTTGTAAACTATTTCAAAGGACAGCCCCTTGTCTTCCATGGCGCTTCGCAGCCCGCCCCAATCGCCTGTGAGTTTGTCGCGTTCGAACAGCCCCTGTTCCATGGCCGCTTTCTCCTCCGCCATGGAAGCTGACGGCGCCGCAAAAAGGAAGACAGTTACGTAAAAAAACGTGTTTAGTATTTTTGCGCAGCGCATATCCCCATCCTTTGAAAATTTAATCGATTCCCAAGGTCCCCGCTTAACACAATTTAGCATTGTTAACGCCTTTTTAGGCAAACTTTAAGCGTCCGTCATAAACATTAACGTTTGCCTTGCCTATAGACGCGGGTTTTCGGATAATTGCACAACTGCGGCGGAGCGCCGCCATATTCCATATTAAAAAAGTTTAGTCGCCACTCCTATAGTTTGCGGATGAAAATTACTGTATTGCACGGGGTCATACCACCGGACGCTCCGCCGGACGAGCAGGACACACTTGAGCAACTCAAGGGTGTGATGAACGCCCTTGCGGCGCTCGGCCACGAGGCGGAGCCTCTTCCTTTCTCGCTGGATTTGGAAGCGGCGGCGCTGGAGCTTAAAAAGCGGAATCCGGAGGCGGTGTTCAACCTTGTGGACTCGGTAAATGGTTCCGGCAGGCTGATACATCTGGCCCCGTCGCTTCTGGATTATCTGGGCATTCCATACACGGGATCGAAGACCGAGGGCATATTCACGACCTCCGCCAAGCTTACGGCAAAGAAGATCATGACATCGGCCGGATTGCCGACTCCCTCATGGGTGGCCATGGACAACGGCCGGAACGGAGGCGCAGGGCGATACATCGTAAAGTCCATGTGGGAGCACGCCTCTGTTGGGCTTGATGAAGATTCGGTTTTTTTCGCGTCCGGCGCGGCGGAGGCGGCCGGGGCCGTTGCGGAGAAAACGGAAAAGAACGGCGGGGAATGGTATGCCGAGGAGTACATAGACGGCAGGGAATTCAACATATCGGTGATAGGCGGGGCGGGCGGGCCGCGCACTTTTCCGCCAGCCGAGATCCTTTTCGACGGATACGGCGAAGGGAAACTAAAGGTCGTCGGCTACCGCGCCAAGTGGGTGGAGGACTCTTTCGAGTATACCCATACCCCGCGTTCATTCGAGTTTGCGGAAAAAGACAGGCCCCTGCTTGAGCGGCTCTCAAAGCTTTCGCTGGAATGCTGGAGGCTTTTCGGGCTTAAGGGGTATGTGCGGGTGGATTTCCGGGTTGACGGCGGAGGGAACCCGTGGATACTTGAGGTCAACGCCAATCCATGTATCACAACGTACAGCGGATTCGCCGCCGCCGCGGGGCAAGGGGGGCTGGACTACGAGGCGATGACCGGAAAGATATTGGAGGACG contains:
- the sufC gene encoding Fe-S cluster assembly ATPase SufC, which encodes MKMLEIKGLRAGLEGRDILKGIDLTVRAGEIHAIMGPNGSGKSTLAKTLAGHPSCEILGGSITFNGEDLLAMEPERRALKGLFMAYQYPVEIPGLANAEFLRMAFNAKVAAQGGEELDPLEFEDVLLEKMAILGMDAKYRERAVNEGFSGGEKKKNEILQMAVLKPKLAVLDEIDSGLDIDALKVVAGGVNKLFSPDSALLVITHYQRLLNYIKSDFVHVLRDGRIVRSGGGELALELEAAGYVEMAGERGGG
- a CDS encoding right-handed parallel beta-helix repeat-containing protein — encoded protein: MLLLASCGGDGGASSRAKISQVSSSRVSFDIGSPSVTEIWVDPVNGSDTASGASRASALRTLSAAWDMVPSGQTLSTGYHIKLAAGTFTQEMAPNYWESRWGTFTAPVIIESVDGEYASVLPALNIYDCRYLYLVGVKSVADGGGGDTVHCEKCDHFLMRRSAAVWPGVGERPQEALKINQSSYVYIEDGEFSGGGDNAIDFVAVQYGHIVNNAIHDAVNWCMYLKGGSAYFRVEGNEYYSCGEGGFTAGQGTGFEYMVSPWIHYEAYDIKFVNNVIHDIYGAGIGVNGGYNVLMAFNTMYRVGERSHVIEAAFGSRSCDGDTARCAANLALGGWGTSAAFTEGEPVPNRNVYIYNNVVYNPAGYASAYQHFTIQGPRAPGGGSNIPSPAVTDTNLQIKGNIIWNGGAEMPLGVEDGEQGCQADNPTCNAAQLLADNYINKGQPTLANPDSGDFRPVTGGFIEGITAVAIPDFQWADAPATPAAPAGTASNSVPLNRADEARGGAAHPGAY
- a CDS encoding iron-sulfur cluster assembly scaffold protein, whose translation is MGTQVIAGVEVSEYSKKFLERGANPSNRGAFFGEEAAERGLALVEAKNADIRLYWLVNPVSDIIEGAKFFAYGGNESNAIADTLCAIVRGLTIDAATALCGMDVDAALRDNPVVSPVPEGKRPVFIVVDELLKSAKAAYPAAKGAALAIIAARNVAPKSSGPSAWTTEAEREWLTLSKKDQIARIEAVLDQDIRDYLHNEGGDIFVRDVIEGRRVLVNYEGLCGSCASSTGMTLAFIEDSLRTRLYEGLTVDPV
- a CDS encoding carbohydrate porin, with amino-acid sequence MAEEKAAMEQGLFERDKLTGDWGGLRSAMEDKGLSFEIVYKGEFARLFTGGVEPNSKTMYLDNLDLKFTLDTEKAGMWEGGALFFHGLANNGDDPSTFVGDTQVTSNIESNDTTRVYQLWYEQTLYDKQLAILFGLHDFNSEFFTSEYAGLFLNSSFGIGPSVSHAVPVSIFNVSAIGLRIKAELAENFGLLAAVYDGNPGDPYQNMNGLDIKIDEPNEGLMEVMELQYGIGGEESAFLPGKYRLGVWWHTGKFEDVRMMDADGNPVVHKESSGFYITFDQLVYETHEGHGLAIFGQYGVAPKTHSQISDYFGGGLHYMGIFPGRDNDMAGIAVAYAKISDDLAQTSKDVDGVDLTAETTYEFTYRAEIFPWLFIQPDFQIVVNPGGDTNAKTAQVGYIRTQVNF
- a CDS encoding SUF system NifU family Fe-S cluster assembly protein, translated to MSYKSDLYQQVILEHNRKPRNFRVIEGGSASCDGHNPLCGDKLTVYVKVNPEEIIEDISFQGSGCAISKSSASMMTAFLKGRTVPESRIIFDEFHRMIVGEFDPESPQSHLGRLAIFSGVREYPSRTKCATLAWHAMICAVDEMDIFRING
- a CDS encoding D-alanine--D-alanine ligase → MKITVLHGVIPPDAPPDEQDTLEQLKGVMNALAALGHEAEPLPFSLDLEAAALELKKRNPEAVFNLVDSVNGSGRLIHLAPSLLDYLGIPYTGSKTEGIFTTSAKLTAKKIMTSAGLPTPSWVAMDNGRNGGAGRYIVKSMWEHASVGLDEDSVFFASGAAEAAGAVAEKTEKNGGEWYAEEYIDGREFNISVIGGAGGPRTFPPAEILFDGYGEGKLKVVGYRAKWVEDSFEYTHTPRSFEFAEKDRPLLERLSKLSLECWRLFGLKGYVRVDFRVDGGGNPWILEVNANPCITTYSGFAAAAGQGGLDYEAMTGKILEDAFVRAYEHHA
- a CDS encoding glycine zipper 2TM domain-containing protein, whose translation is MRIRYLIALVAVAFAAGACASPNQQRDAAVGAALGAGAGAIIGHQYGEGGRDKGALIGAAVGGAAGLMHGQQEDAMSRPAAGAQQQQPMAAPGYRPGPPPGGPQSPGGDDFRNPYRMPNPQLCRGQWVWDPGAGFWVCR
- a CDS encoding cysteine desulfurase; translated protein: MLKLEVDTGVLETRIRKDFPGLARAVNGHPLVYLDSAATAQKPVSVIRRMSDFDSKEYATVRRGSYTIGERATAMYEDVRVQVARLLNAGRVEEIIFTGGATHSINLVAGSWGRKFVGAGDEIIISAMEHHANIVPWQMLCEEKGARLRVIPMTDDGELVMEEFGKMLGPKTKLAAVAHVSNVLGTINPVKRMAEMAHAAGAKILVDGAQAAPHMKVDVSDIGCDFYVFSSHKIYGPTGAGVLYGKMETLETMPPFITGGDAIETVTFEKTTFLRPPARFEAGTPPISQVIGLGEAIKYITSVGLEWIEDHEAGLLEYGTSLIGSIPGLKIFGAARRKAGIISFAVENVHPHDVVTILDRRGIAVRGGHHCAQPVMARFKVPAMTRASLAMYNNREDLNALAGGLVEVIEVFS
- the sufB gene encoding Fe-S cluster assembly protein SufB, with the protein product MDGGEDRELEQAVAARREYKYGFRTDIESDVFPKGISEDVIRAISAKKNEPEFMLKFRLDAYRRWITMPHPDWANLNIPPVDFQDISYYSAPRPKARLDSLDEVPHEIRETFERLGIPIEEQKILSNVAVDAVFDSVSVATTHKKKLMEAGIIFCSISEAVREYPELVKEYLGSVVPPGDNFYAALNSAVFSDGSFVYIPPDTICPMELSTYFRINTQETGQFERTLIVCAENSQVSYIEGCTAPQYDKNQLHAAIVELVAMDNAKIKYSTVQNWYPGDPQTGKGGIYNFVVKRGQCRGNNSKISWTQIETGSAITWKYPSCVLKGDNSVGEFYSVALTAGRQQADTGTKMIHIGKNTRSFIISKGISADSSRNSYRGMVKITPGAQNARNYTQCDSMLVGDRCSAHTFPYIEAQNQTAQVEHEASTSKISEEQLFYFQQRGIGREQAVSAIINGFCKEVFNQLPMEFAVEARKLLAMRLENSVA
- a CDS encoding SufD family Fe-S cluster assembly protein is translated as MKTGVKQSGEAEAVINAHVESVTAKRLNPWLLESNMAGIVRFARLGLPGRKHEMFTYVDLAELSLPEFDFTPEIPGRVDAGALEGHLFTPCRASRIVIVDGIYNAELTDMSTVEGSVRIYGAAGNAGLTSGVCRTLENENDPFASLNGAYFRDLTVIEVAPGETPAAPIEIIYLNTGGQPGRPAYFPRILVKVGAMAHAGIVFKRVSGPGEHFMSAFEEITVAEGGSLKYASVQTGAADSWNFTKTLVTLGMNSFVSTVSAICGARLARNHFEAHLTAPGGRIELNGAAVVNGFEQAHTYVRVVHEAPDCSSAQRFKNIAGGHAAASVDTTVTVREGAHGSTSTQVVNNMVMSNTAVAAVKPNLMIFNDDVKCSHGATVGRFGDEQVLYLRSRGIPVKEALRALTSGFIGEIVNSMIPAQAASAARAGLMANLEG